Within Anopheles nili chromosome 3, idAnoNiliSN_F5_01, whole genome shotgun sequence, the genomic segment TTGCTCGTGTTTTGCTGCAGAAATTTTCTACATTATTGACCAGCGGACACGCGCCTACCCGGGAATCCATCGAATCTGGAATGGTTCCACACCGGAGGTTCGCATCAATCGGGCCGAGTACGTCGAGAAGCTGCTCTCGTCCAGCCGGCACATCGAGAAATCGGCGATGTACAAATTCCTCTCAGCCTGGCTCGGTCAGGGGCTGCTCACGTCGAAAGGTGAGGTTCTCGCGTCAGAATCGCCCCCATCGCCGCGAGACCAACCTCCAACTGATGATCCACCGTGCACGTTGCCATTCCAGATGATCGATGGTTTCAGCACCGGCGGCTCATCACGCCGACGTTCCACTTCAACATcctggatgggttttgtgagGTGTTCGCGGAACATAGCGCTCAGCTGGTGAACCAGCTCGCCGAGGTGGCCCAAGGTGACCGAACGCCCGTCAACGTGTACCCGTTCATCACGCGAGCAGCCCTGGACATCATATGCGGTGAGTGAggccacgcgcgcgcgcgcgcccgatGTTGATTATGATTTCGATGATGATTGCTTTATGCTCTCGTGCGGACATCCGGTGGCACTGCAGAGACGGCCATGGGCGTGAAGGTGCACGCGCAAACGAGCGGCCGGGACAACCCGTACGTGGCTGCGGTGTACGAGTAGGTGTGCCTGGTTggttgtgggggttttttagTACCGGGCTGGATTAATGTGGCTCTGATTTCCGTCTCCTTTCCCGATGTTGCGGTGTTAGCCTGAGCGCTCAGATCCAGTACCGGGTGGTGAGGCCCTGGTTGCATCCGGATTTCGTGTGGAATCGCTCACGGACAGGTCGCCAGTACCGGGAGGCACTCGAGCAGGTGCACGGATACGCGAGCAAGGTCCGAACGGATGTGGCTGTAATGTGTAACTTAAAACTCATTTCGTGATGTAAATGCACCTACCGCAGGTGATCCGGGAGCGTCGTGCGGAACTGCAGCATAACCGGGCTGGAATTGTGGAACCAACGGAGGGACGTAAACGACGACTGGCCTTTTTGGATATGCTGCTCGAAAGCACCGCCCAGAGTGGCGTTGGGTTgagtgatgatgatgtccGGGAAGAAGTGGACACGTTCATGTTTGAGGTAGGTTTGCTAGTCTGCCTTCCGAGagctgctatttttttttctctgatcGGGGGAGTAAACACAGAAACTGGAGCTTCACTGAATCGAGTTCTCGTTTTCGGGACGCCCCTACAGGGCCACGATACGACAGCGGCTGGTATGAGCTGGGCGTTGTTTCTGCTCGCACTTCACCCGGAGGTGCAGGACCGCGTGCAGCAGGAAATTGATTCAATCTTTGCCGGGAGCGACCGACCGGCCACGATGCGGGATCTGAACGAGATGCGGCTGCTCGAACGATGCCTCAAGGAGACGCTTCGACTCTACCCATCCGTGTCGTTCTTTGGGCGGACACTGAGCGAAGATGTCACTTTCGGAGGTTACCACGTTCCGTCCGGGACCATCGTAGGTGTGCATGCATACCACGTGCATCGGGACGAACGGTAAGCTCGCAGCTTGAGTGGTGAAGGAATTGAAGCCTCGTTGATGTCTGCCCTTTTGCTCCTCCGTGCGCAGGTACTTTCCCGATGCGGAACGCTTCGATCCGGACCGGTTTCTACCGGAGAACACCGAAAAGCGTCACCCGTACGCGTACATCCCGTTCAGTGCTGGACCACGGAACTGCATTGGGCAGAAATTTGCTCTGCTCGAGGAGAAGAGCGTCGTGTCGGCGATTCTGCGCCGGTTCCGGGTAAGGTCGGTCCGGACACGCGAGGAACAACTGATACAGCACGAGCTGATCACTCGTCCGAAGGATGGCATAGAGTTGTATCTGATTCCACGGGACGTCCAGTGCGCACCCTGAATGTCAAGCAGCCGCAGACCGGGAGGGATGCTTTCAACGATGGTGCCGAGCTATTGCGGTTTGACGCCCGAATGGCCCCCGTGACCGGAAGTATCGGAAATATGACGAGTGCTTCACAAAGGGAGTGCACTTGTTGGGAGGAACTTTTTAAACTAGTTTGCTCGGTGACAAACCTAGTCATATGTCAGGCTTACCTTATTTCCGTGTGCCATTTGGGCTTTGTTTGAAATAACtggaaaattgggaaaatggGTGTTTTTCACGATTTATGAGCAATTTGAAAGAAGTGAACTCCTACTGATTGAGCTTTGTTAAGGAGCATTAAAAGTATTTTCATCACTGCCATCCCATTTCAATGAATGTTTAATTGTCATCGATTCGATACATTCACAACCGCATTTTTGATGACGCACTCAAAAGAGAAACGGGTTTGGACAAATAAAATACTCCCCCAACTGATTGGGAATTATTTTCGCAGAAAAGCTTTTCCCCCCTACCGataagaaaacaacaaactgtCAACTGCAGTGGGTTCGGTTTACATATTTCATGAAAAAGTAAACTTGCTCCTGCGTTGCTGCCAAAGGACCAACCATCAAACTGTAAGAAAGCAGCGAAACCTATTCCATCGTCCCATCGGCTGCCCCACGATTGGAGAAACTTACCGGACTGCGACATTGTCGAGCACTTCTTGGTCACGGTGCTGACAGTGTGCTTTCACCACAACCCCCCGGGAGGAATGGAACCGGTCCGGGGCGGAAGCATAATGTGATAAATACATAAACATCGAACCGTTTTGATTGGTGCTTGCACAATGACGCAGGAACTTCTGCTGCCCGGGCGCAAGTGGCGCACTTCGGCAACTCGCGAAGTGGAAAGTTTAGCACGCTGTCGTTCTGGTCGCTGATTACGCTGGCAGAATCAATAAAAAGTAACTTCTGGCCGGTTTTCCCGGATGCGAATCGGTGCACTAGCTGTGTACAGTTCGTTGCTGCTAAGCGCGTAACGGGTTGACAAAGTGGATGTGACCACCACGCGTTTGACAGCTGTTTGACATTTTCCACGTCACAGCGACACTCCATTGCAATGCGTTGCCATGGAGATTTCCTGCACGGCCTACTCACCGATAAACCATGCCCGATTGGAGGAGCTTTCGTGGAAATCTGGACTGACTAGGTGACTAATGGCCATTGAGTGGGCGAAATTCTTACCTCACACAGCACACGCCCGGACACCATCGGAATCAATCTCCGGTCGATTGTGGGATGAACACTTGAAGTAAGTGATAAGTCTCCATTAATTTTAGTGCCCTTCGCTAGCGAACGTCTTCTCGTGCTAGAGCGtgatatagttttttttgttgttgccgtaTTGATCCTTCAGACATACCGGCGAGGGTCAATGGGAATCGGAATGGAAATCGGGTTTCGGAGAGTTTCTTTAGTCATGGCAACGATTAGGGAAGATAAACGATTCGTCGTTTGGAATAATGTTTGCTTTAGTCACACCAACCAAACCGTACCGGGGATTTCATTCCCGATGGggaaagggaacaaaaaaacggctccGGACGCTCACGCACAATCGGAAGCGATAAATGCTGGTGTTgtggtgagtttttccttgcTGCTTTGCTAATCCATCCTTTCTATCTTACTCTCCAGCGGCTCTGCCAACCATCGACTGGTCATTCGTCATTGGATAATTAATGATGCGTGACGATGGGTATGATACCGGCGGTCGTACCTTAAGCCGGGCCACATAAAACCGATCCCGCATTTCTATTATTTTGCGAGTAATAGGAAACTTGATTTGTGGCACGGGAATCATCCCTTCGACGCAAGAGCCTGTGTTGAGGTCAGGCACAAAAGGGCACGGTTTTGCTGCGAACGCTGATCGAAATCGGCAAAACATTCCACACCGAATGGGTGTTCCAGATTTCTTCCGCAGGTTCCATTCAATGCGCTCTGCTGCAGCGCCCATACCCTGTGGATGTCCTGTGGTGTACTTGATTGCATCGCCATCCTCCCATTATTGCTCTCAGCACGTGTGAGGAAGGATTTATCCGCCTTACATCCTGCCGGGAAAACTGCACGAGACCGGCGATGAAAGTTTCGATCCCATTCCAGGTGGCGAACGTTGGGTGATGGTGCAGGAACAATGGAGATTAAAGTTTTtagactctctctctctctctctctctctctctctctctctctctctctctctctttctcttcaccGGTGCCAACCCCTGGTGCATCGGTGGGTGTGAAAGAGGACTCCTCAAAAGTCATCGGAGTCGTTGGCGCTGTTTTTACCTGCCCCAGAGAGCGCACGGTGGGCTGTCATCTGCACTGACCCGGTGGATCCGGGCTTAAAGAGGACTTTTCgggggaaaattaaacgatcTTCTTGGAATGCATTCCTCCCTACCGGTGGTGGGTGCAGTTTGCACGCAAGCGAACCGATGACAAAAGAGTTTTTGCGTTTCAGGATCGAGCGATGCAGCAAAagtggggaaaagttttgggCCGAAAAACCCCGCTTCGCACgtgcaccggaacggaacgtAGAATGCAGGTTTAATGCTGTTCGAAGTGCAATGCAGCTTCTTGCGCGTGTGGAAAGTTTGCGTGTGGGTGGCGTGAACGGTGGACGGATGAAACACATAAATATCCTGTGGTTTTTGCCGCCACACCAGAAATATGGCTGCTGCTCCAATGCGCTTGGTCGAGCGGCTGAAGATGATTTTGTCACGAGTCCTCGAGCACTGATGGTAAGTATGCGAAAACAATGTTACCTTCTTCATTATGCGCGGAATGTTCGGGATCAAGATTTATGcaccgttgttgtttttaattacGCTTAAAGCGCACCCGATGAAACGACACGGCGTGTGGTCTGGTTTGGTTTCGCGTAGGAAACGGGCGTGTCCTTACTCGGTCGCTTTCATGTTTTCGAGTCTCCAtgacacacactcatacacacgcAAAGGGTAGACCGTCGCGAGCTTCCGCGCGAATGCAAATCTGCTACGGCAAAAACTAATTTCGTTTCATCTCGCAATTTAGCGTGCATGTCGTTTCCATTAAGAGCCCGCGCGATGCACCGCGATGGCACGTGGTTATGCGCGAGTGCAATTTCGTCCTGGTGAAAAAGGGGTGGTGGCAAACCTGCGGGTGTGGGAGGATGAAAACTGAGTGGCTTGAGGGTTCTGGGTTggctcaacacacacacacacacacgcgcgcgcgcgcacgtccTCACGTTCCATTCCAGGTAGCAGAGGACATGTAAAGCTAAAGCTACAGTGTAACAGGATGCCCTTTGGGGTGGAGCTGCATTAGATGTGCAATTTAATTCATCACCCGTTAGTGgcgaatgaattattcaacacGTTGCGGAGAAGGGGCCTAGCCTGCGTGAGGTCGGTGTGCGCTCCATCATGActtcatcgtcgtcgaagAGGTGTTTGGTTGCGTCGTACGGTCGAGTGCGTTCGTGTGGTCAACGTAATAATTGCATCGCGTGTGCGGGTTTCGGGAGGAGTTTCGAGCTGCTAACTGCTGGAGATGTATAAACATAGCCCGTAAAACTATTCCTACACGGTTTGCTGTTTGTTAACAAAGTTCTTTTGGTGCATTTATCTGTTCGCTTGCCCTCGAAATGTACTGCATTATCAAAGGCAAAGCTTGCCGCACGTTGTGCAGTAGCGCCTCACTGCAACCAATTGACGTTGTGTAGTCGATTCACCTAAattggtgttggtttttgagGTGGAAATTTTTGCTGTTCGTTGGGCAAACGTACAATTTGCAAATGACCACGGAATGCGACCACACGTAATCAGCCAGCGGTTTATGAAGCCCCAATAGCCTTTTTGTAGTGATTTGATTCGAAAATTGCAGAGCATCGCAATGCATTGCCTCGTTGTATTGGTAACATAGAGCGATAAATTTATGCAACGAAACACGTCAAATTACGACAGCATTTATGCTTTTTATGAAGGAAGCACTATCGATCTGAATCGGTGTTATAAACCTTCGTTCAAGGTAATAAAGAAAATCAGTCTTATACTTCGctaaataaatgaaactaaAATCGATCCTAACATTCAAGCTTCTTAACGATTGCGGGTGTGAATCCCTAAGGGGCTTTTAAGCGATATTTATCTAAAGTTTTCCACCTCAAATTCATCCGAAAATTACGCCCACTCAACCTCACCGTGCAGCTAGGCAAATATTGTAATTATCTTTATTTGGTTCCTAAGCTCCACGAGTGGCACGAATCTAATCTCTGCATTAAAATCCCAATCAATTTGCATAGCCAATCGCGGGCCCCGGGAGCTGGGATGTTCCGGGATCCAGCGTTTTTCCCCATCGCCCGGGCGCCAGAAAACCGTTCGGGAAGCTTATATTTTAATCTTTTCCCCACACCATTCGCACGGCTAACCTCCCCAGCCCGTGTGTCCTTCAGCCGTGAATGGCGGAATGGCGTCTCGTTTCGCTTCTCTCGGTTGGCTGCACCCTTCGGTGGCGCttcaatgaatgaaaattgattgataaGCGGAACCACCATCGCGCTCTGCCACCGGTCTATCCGCAACTGGTCAGCGCGCGTCCGATCGTTCGAAGCTGCTTACAAAGCTGCGGgatttgcatacatttgtAGAATCTGAATAAATCACCCGTTGGCCCGTCGTTCCCGGAGGTGGAGCTGGTGGTGACTGGCGTGGAGGTaggagtgaaagaaaacccgCTACGAAGGTCGATTCCAACGGACGCTGGCAAACCATGCCCAAAGACGATTGAACCGACTTTGTGCTtggtccttcttttttttctctctatcccACACCGCCACAATCCATTCGCAAACGGTTCGGCAAATCTCGGGCAATcgaaaggcttttttttttatcccttaAGGTTCAACGCGTCATATCGAAACGGTTAAACCCTTGATGCTGTGAAACGGAGCTTAGCGTGCCATGATGGAGCGATGGCGCATACAACATCTGGTGCCACCGTGTGGTCGTTGCCACAGCAACCATTTGCTGTTCACCCAGCAATGACCCGAAGGGTGACGTGTTTCACAGCAGCATTCAGTTAGAGGTTGCGCTAAACGCGACGGTACGGCATTACGCCGCAGTGGAATTAATGCACCCGTAAATTCCCCTGTGCCACACTGTGGGGACCGGTTTAAATTCACTAACCACCACGAAAAGGAATCGAAACAATTAACACACCATTCGGGCGACCTTCCGGTCAATGCGAAGGTAATGAAcacgaaaaacccaacccctggCTAGTAGGTCGGTTTTGATCGGCCAGGTGCTATCGgtgccaccgatcgatccTTTGACGGTGCGATCCGACGTTTCGGGTTCGCTGGAGCGTAACACTTTGGTCTGGTGACCTGTGGGCTTCTTTTCCCTGCCCCGAAACGGTTGTGGTTGGAGCGTGGCCGAGTTACGCTCATTATTGGTGGTGTTTAATTAAACTGGAAAGCGTTTGCGTTGCGGCGCTATCAACGGTAATGATAGCGGTGGGTCGGCATAAAAGgaattcgctctctctctgtctctcgttaTCGCTGGGGTGTTTAATGAAACGCTCGGTCGGTGTCGTGTGGTGTTAAATATCCTCCAT encodes:
- the LOC128724081 gene encoding cytochrome P450 4C1-like; protein product: MLPVGLIQLVLVALTLVPVVRWFQKRFQMSSVLDKIPGPKAYPIVGSMYPFIGKKSEEIFYIIDQRTRAYPGIHRIWNGSTPEVRINRAEYVEKLLSSSRHIEKSAMYKFLSAWLGQGLLTSKDDRWFQHRRLITPTFHFNILDGFCEVFAEHSAQLVNQLAEVAQGDRTPVNVYPFITRAALDIICETAMGVKVHAQTSGRDNPYVAAVYDLSAQIQYRVVRPWLHPDFVWNRSRTGRQYREALEQVHGYASKVIRERRAELQHNRAGIVEPTEGRKRRLAFLDMLLESTAQSGVGLSDDDVREEVDTFMFEGHDTTAAGMSWALFLLALHPEVQDRVQQEIDSIFAGSDRPATMRDLNEMRLLERCLKETLRLYPSVSFFGRTLSEDVTFGGYHVPSGTIVGVHAYHVHRDERYFPDAERFDPDRFLPENTEKRHPYAYIPFSAGPRNCIGQKFALLEEKSVVSAILRRFRVRSVRTREEQLIQHELITRPKDGIELYLIPRDVQCAP